The nucleotide sequence GCCCCGAACCAGGAGGCGATGATGGCGGCGGCGTTGATGACACCGTCTTCGGGTGCCGGCCCCATGATCACCGGCAGCTGCAGGCGGCGAGTGTCCGCCGCCTCGAAGAACGGGGCCGGCAGGTCCGACAGGTCGGGCTGAATCGGCAGCGGCGCCAGCTTCAGACGCAACGCGCTCTGGTTGCTGATCTGCGCCCACAGCGTCGGGTGGGCGGGGTCTTCGCACTCGTCGATGGCATAGCTGGCGATCAGCTCGAATCGGAGCTGGTTGTAGGGCAGGAACAGGTTCGGATTGATGTCGAGGGTGTGCTGGGCGCCGGCCGCATCCTCGGGTGTCAGTCGCCAGGTATCCACCAGCTCGTCGTTCAGGAGGACGTTGAGGTGACTCTTGTCCGCGCGCAGTGCTGGCGAATGGCTGACCTCCAGGGTCAGCTCGGCGCTGTCGACCACCTGATCGGTCCGCAGCGACAGCGGCAGCGAATACTGTCCGAAGCTGGTGCGCAGACGCAGTGGCGCGTTGGCGCCAAGCGCTTCGAGGCGGATCAGCCGGGCACCGGCATCGGCGCTGGCGACCGCCGGGGCGCGGACGTCGTCGGTCGCCGTCTGTGCGCGCGCCTCGCCGATGCCTGCACCCAATGCCAATGCCGCCGCCAACCCTGCCAGCGTCGCGGCCGTGGTTGAGGCACCCCCGCGGCGCAACAGCGCGTCGCGAATACTTGTTCCCATCCAGCGGAAGAATCTCATCGTTCCCAGCCTTCCAAAGTTGGCGACCCCTTTCAATGCCACGAGGGGACGGTCATAGGTTTGTGCATCACGCCAGCGCAGCCAGGCATCGGCGCGGCCGTAGAGCGCGTAGACCAGCTGCGCTTCCTGTTCCGGATTGAGGGCGCCGAACTCCAGCGCGACGACGTTGCGACCGGCGCGCCGCACGGTGGCCGGGGTCCAGGCCAGTCGATGGTCGGGGATCAGCGCGACTTCGACCGAGGCGCCGACCTCCAGCTGCAGGTGTTCGAGACCGGGGACGGCCGAGCCGCCATAGGAGAGATCGAGGGTTTCGGTCAGTTCGACCGATTCGCTGCCGGGCAGCCGCAGGGCCACTGGCACCTGGCAGCGCACCCGCACGGCGTGGCGAACCTGCCGCTTTTCGGACGCGACGCAGATGGCGGCTCCGAGAATCAGCAGGTTGTAGGCCGTCCAGCCCATGTTGATGCCAATGGTATCGATCGGTGCGCCCGGCAGCAGCATCCGCAGGCTGCCGATCACCAGACCGATAAAGTTGGCCAGATAGAAGTAGAAGTAGGGTCGGGCGATGTCGCCATCGAAATAGTCGCGGTCGACGATGCCACCCTTGGCAGTGACGTTGAACTTGCCGAGTTTCGGGTTGATCATCGCCAGCGTGGTCGGAATGATGATGAATACGGCCAGCACCGTCTCGTACACCTCTGCCCAGAACGAGTGCCGGTATTTCCCCTGCAATCGCGAGTTGGTCATGATCGCCATTACCAGGTGCGGAATGGCGAAGGAGATGATCATCAGGCCCTGCGCAGCAATCACTTTTGCGTCGAACAGCAAGTAGGCCAGCGGTGCGCTGAGGAAGACCACGCGCGGAAAACCATAGAAGAAGTGCAGCATGGCATTGGCATAGCAAAGCCGCTGCCCGATCTCCAGGCCCTTCTTGAACAGCGGATTGTCGACTCGGAAAATCTGTGCCATGCCGCGCGCCCAGCGGATGCGTTGACCGACGTGTGCCGACAGCGATTCGGTGGCCAGCCCCGCGGCCTGCGGGATATTGATGTAGGCGCTTTTCCAGCCGAGGCCATGCATCTTCAGCGAGGTGTGGGCATCCTCGGTGACGGTTTCGACCGCGATGCCGCCGATCTGTGCAAGTGCACTGCGGCGCAGTAGCGCGCAGGAGCCGCAAAAGAAGGTGGCATCCCAGTAGTCATTCCCGTCTTGCAGCAGGCCGTAGAACAACTCGCCCTCGTTGGGTGCCTGACGGAACACGCCGAGATTGCGCTCGAATGGGTCGGGGGAGAAGAAGTGGTGCGGGGTCTGCACCAGCGCCATGCGCGGATCCCGCAGCATGGTACCGGCAGTCATCTGCAGGAACGAGCGGGTGGGGATGTGGTCGCAATCGAAAATGGCGACGAATTCGCCATGGGTCTGCTTCAGTGCATGGTTGATGTTGCCGGCCTTGGCGTGCTTGTTGTCCGGCCGCGTCATGTGGGTGGCGCCGATTTCCTTGCAGAAGGCCGCGAACTCCGGGCGGCGACCGTCATCCAGCACGTAGACATTGATCTTGTCGCGCGGCCAGTCCAGCTCCATTGCGGCGAACACGGTCGGCCGCACCACCTTCAGGGGCTCGTTGTAGGTGGGGATGAACACGTCGATCGTCGGCCATTGGTCGAGATCATCCGGTAGTGGTACGGGTCGGCGCTGCAGCGGCCAGACCGATTGGAAGTACCCCAATAGCAGAATGCCCCAGGCGTACAGCTCGGCCAGAATCAGGCCGGTGGCGAAAAACAGGTCGATGGCGTCGAA is from Flagellatimonas centrodinii and encodes:
- the bcsA gene encoding UDP-forming cellulose synthase catalytic subunit, which translates into the protein MLNDTAVRNPEDRLSRILAWFMVGAALAVGWLFITAPLSLWWQAGVGVATIGIGWVMSRRSDDRRVLYALMGVSTLTTTRYLYWRVTETLPIGEGFDAIDLFFATGLILAELYAWGILLLGYFQSVWPLQRRPVPLPDDLDQWPTIDVFIPTYNEPLKVVRPTVFAAMELDWPRDKINVYVLDDGRRPEFAAFCKEIGATHMTRPDNKHAKAGNINHALKQTHGEFVAIFDCDHIPTRSFLQMTAGTMLRDPRMALVQTPHHFFSPDPFERNLGVFRQAPNEGELFYGLLQDGNDYWDATFFCGSCALLRRSALAQIGGIAVETVTEDAHTSLKMHGLGWKSAYINIPQAAGLATESLSAHVGQRIRWARGMAQIFRVDNPLFKKGLEIGQRLCYANAMLHFFYGFPRVVFLSAPLAYLLFDAKVIAAQGLMIISFAIPHLVMAIMTNSRLQGKYRHSFWAEVYETVLAVFIIIPTTLAMINPKLGKFNVTAKGGIVDRDYFDGDIARPYFYFYLANFIGLVIGSLRMLLPGAPIDTIGINMGWTAYNLLILGAAICVASEKRQVRHAVRVRCQVPVALRLPGSESVELTETLDLSYGGSAVPGLEHLQLEVGASVEVALIPDHRLAWTPATVRRAGRNVVALEFGALNPEQEAQLVYALYGRADAWLRWRDAQTYDRPLVALKGVANFGRLGTMRFFRWMGTSIRDALLRRGGASTTAATLAGLAAALALGAGIGEARAQTATDDVRAPAVASADAGARLIRLEALGANAPLRLRTSFGQYSLPLSLRTDQVVDSAELTLEVSHSPALRADKSHLNVLLNDELVDTWRLTPEDAAGAQHTLDINPNLFLPYNQLRFELIASYAIDECEDPAHPTLWAQISNQSALRLKLAPLPIQPDLSDLPAPFFEAADTRRLQLPVIMGPAPEDGVINAAAIIASWFGALADYRGAEFPVRFSELPPQHAVVLRTRREDVPLLEALPIPETPEIRVIAHPGAPAARLLVISARDAAGALQAARSLVFGSDSLRGDHADIGEFTLPPPRNRNDSPRWANPDAPIDLGAYADKNLNARGLAPGPINVDFRLPPDLFMISGSGPTLDFTFRAGGSIAERSALSVLINNHFVGDEQLKRDSAHSLEQRERMVLPKAHIGHRNRLSWQFHFVRSTEKLCEAFNPDLLQGSVDRDATLTFPRHAYYAEMPELSLMAEGGFPYTRYADGAQTAFVLPVNAAAQDIAALLTVAGHLGHQGSVPLIRSVVFRDGQVPETLDRDLVIVGRSDRLGLLDRLNGHLPIQFEDSRVTLRRDSVLSRWIAEARGRDLDGARAHAGEVIHDAAGTLGAVIGAASPWAAERSLIIFTAAPGGNVFDVSRALLDPGQSQYFGGDLTLVHGDTVSGYSLGPTYAVGHLPWDYALRKWVSENPLLMLPLLILAVLLFGAALRTLLRRRAARRHAGTA